GGCGATCTGGTCCTTGAGCATCTTCGTCGCCACCGCCTGGACGCCGGGGAGCGGCGCCAGTGCCTGCGGCATCCGGATCCCGCCGATCGGCAGGTGCATCGCGGTGTTGCCGGTGGGCGTGAACTTCAGGTCGTTCATCCGGGACTTGGTGATCATGTCGAAGCCCCAGAAGGTGAAGAACAGGTGGGTCTCGATGCCCTCACCCAGGGCGGCGTTGGCCAGGACGAGGGCCGGATAGGCCATGTCCAGGTTGCCCTTGGAGCAGATGAGGACGAACTTGCGGTCGGTCTCCTCGTCGTCGCCGAAACTCGGGACGATGGGTGCACTCATAGTCGGTTTCTCCGTCCTCGGTGGTCAGACGCAGCCGTGCGGCTTGGGCAGCCCGGCGATGTAAGACATCTTCTTGGCGGGCTTCTTCGGGAACAGCGTGAACTGGTCCTTGGTGGAGAAGCCCCCGACGGACTGCACTCGGCGGGTGGTTGCGGTTTCGCCGGTCACCTTGAAGTCATCGCGCAGGAACTTGATGACCTTCCAGTGCTCGTCGGTCATGTCGATGCCGATGTTGGCGGCGAGGACCTTGCCGAGATCCTCGTCCCACTCGTCGTACGCGGTGAGGAAGCCCTCGTCGTCGACGTGGATCTCCCGGCCGTTCATCGTGGTCACGGGCATGGTGGTTCGAACCTTCCTAGCTGGTTGGGGTTGACGATTCGGGCTGCTCCTCACCCACGGTGCGGAGCATGCTCATCACGCGGGCAAGCCCGCGGCGAGTCTGTGGGTCGCGCATCTCCTTGATCAGCGCGAACATGGACGGCGGCTCGGTGTGCGCCTCCTCGACCTCCTGCACGGTGACGAAGGTGCGCTTGAGCATCCCCATCACCTCAGGCTGGGTCATCTCCTTGACCGTGTTGAGGATCAGCACGACGTTGTCACCCAGCGCGACGACGTCGTCGTGGTCGAAGGACGTGACCACCTTGTCGGCGATCTCCATGCCGCCCTGGGCGAACATGAAGTAGCCCTTGTCGTCCAGCTGCTGC
This genomic interval from Actinomycetes bacterium contains the following:
- a CDS encoding TusE/DsrC/DsvC family sulfur relay protein; this translates as MPVTTMNGREIHVDDEGFLTAYDEWDEDLGKVLAANIGIDMTDEHWKVIKFLRDDFKVTGETATTRRVQSVGGFSTKDQFTLFPKKPAKKMSYIAGLPKPHGCV
- a CDS encoding DUF1641 domain-containing protein, with product LDLLSEQVGAIAEELRRQRQSRERWSELVTDLTPVTKGVMDVATRELGDLSEDVSLEDAVRFLRTTARELPRLEALMAQLDSMSQLVSEVVPLVGPGVGKLTDVLQQLDDKGYFMFAQGGMEIADKVVTSFDHDDVVALGDNVVLILNTVKEMTQPEVMGMLKRTFVTVQEVEEAHTEPPSMFALIKEMRDPQTRRGLARVMSMLRTVGEEQPESSTPTS
- a CDS encoding DsrE/DsrF/DrsH-like family protein, with amino-acid sequence MSAPIVPSFGDDEETDRKFVLICSKGNLDMAYPALVLANAALGEGIETHLFFTFWGFDMITKSRMNDLKFTPTGNTAMHLPIGGIRMPQALAPLPGVQAVATKMLKDQIAELGIPEVPEFLDQIVAAGGHLWACRMSADMNHLTESDLRDDVEAIINASDFIEMTDGAQLLFI